In Nocardia terpenica, the genomic window TGCCCCCGCTGCGTCCGGGCCGCGCCGTCCTCGTCGACGATCAGGAACGTCCGATCGTGCGCGAGACCGCGCTCGGTCAATTCCGTCGCCCCCAAGGCCATCCCGGCGCACCCCTTCACCGGATAACTGAACAGCCCTGCGACCCCCACCATCCCGTCCTCCTCCGCTCGGGCGATCGGGGCGCACCGCTCACCCGCGGCAAAGCCTGCCGACGGCGGCGCGGGACCGGGCGCGAGCTCGAAACATACAATCCCCTCCACTGTATGCGTGCCCGCTCCGGCAGCCGGGGCCGCCGTCGGCAGGGGTCTGGGTGACTCGGACGGGCAACAGCAATCATCGCGCAGTCCCGACCAGGGGGTTTGTCCAGAGCGGCCCGTTTTTTTGACCGCAGCGGCCCAATCGTTGGAATGCCTGATCAGCGGGCTGCGGCAGGCTGGTACGCGCGGCGGTAGGCGGCCGGTGGAATGCCGAAGGCGGCCCGGAACGTCCGGGTGAAATGGGCGAGGTCGAGGAAGCCCCAGCGGGCCGCGATCACGGCAACCGGGCGGTCGACCAGGGTGGGGTCGAGCAGATCTCGGCGGCAGCGTTGCAGGCGCTGCGCGCGGATCCAGCCCGTGACGGTGTGCCCCTCCGCCTGGAACAGCTTGCGCAGATAGCGGGGGTTGATGTGATGGGCGGCGGCGATGTCGTCGGGGGACAGCGCGGGATCGGCCAGGTGCCGGTCGATGAATGCGTGAATGCTGCTCAGCAGCACGTTCTCCCGGGTCTCGATCGGGAGCAGCGCGGTGCGGTCCAGGCGGGTGGCCAGCCCGGCGGCGATGAGATCGACTGTGGCCGTGGCCAGCCGGTTGTTGTCGGCCAGCTCCGGATCGTCGAGGCGCTGGGCCATCTCGCGCAGCAGCGACGAGATCAGCGCCCCGGTGCCGGATCGGCCCGACATGCGGGTGCCGGTCAGCTGCGCCACGTGGTCGTTGCCCAGCGGCAGCAAATTGTGCGGGAAATTCACGATGACCAGGCGGCGGGCGGCCTCGCCGACGTAGCGGAACGGGCGGGAGCTGTCGACCAGCGCCACGTCGCCGCGGTTCAGCAGCGCGGTGCGGTCGTCCTGCTCGAGGCCGACCTGACCCTCGGTGACCACCGCGCACAGGTAGCGGCCCATATCGTTGCGGCGGATGAGTTCGGGTGTGCGCAGCACGTAGTAGGCGCTGCCCGCCACCGTCGCCATCTGGAGCGGGCCGACATCGCCGGAGTGCAGCCACGCTTGGAAATCGCGGTCGGAGTCGCCCAAGACGTTGCAGGACACGCTGACCTGATCGAGAACGTGCGTCCAATAGTCACGGCGTTCGTTCTCGGGCACATCCTCGGTGCTCAGCACGACACCCATCGCCGACCACCTCCGGTCACGGTCGAGCAGCTTTCACGTCACCTAGGTCGACCGGAGGCCACGCAAATCGGCGCCGGTCCGATCGGACCCCGAGCTACCCCAGCCTAACGCGCTGATCACCGCCGTGACAGCCCTGAAATCCGACCGCCCCGCCAGCAACACCGTGGCTTCATGAGTACCCGACGCCCGCACACATTATGCGCACCATCGCGATCGATCCGATGGCTGGGAAAATTGTCCGATTCTTTCGCCGATACCGCCGACCGGTTCGCGCACTCGGGTAGCAACCGTTGGGGCAGGGCGGTTTTCGCTTGGCGTATCAACTCGAACGGACGGGGACTTCAGTAGATTGTTGTTGCGCGGCGGTGTTACTTTATGCTCACCTGGAAGGACAGCTATACTGCTCCTAAGATTCGGGGGCACAACGACTTTCGGTTCGACTGTTAGGCTCGCTCCGTGGCGTGCCGTTGCGGCGGCTTGCGTGGAGCGTGGATCAAGGGCGCAAGTTTGCAGGGGGTTCTATGAATCGAGCGGTGAGCATGGGCGATGATCTGCGAGTAGCACGCGAAACGGCTGTCCGAATTCCTGCCCCGTCACCTCCGTTCGAGGTTTTCGAAACGAATGTTGCACGCGTCGTCGCCCGAACGAGGTAGGGCATCGGAGGAGGCGACGCGAATGACCTGGCGGCGCAAGCACTTCGACTCCCTTGGAGTGAAGGTGCGGCGTGCTCAGCTCGCGCTGGAGCGGGCCCGCGGAGTGGGCGAGGTGAACGGCGTGCGGGTCGTGGTCGACGCCAATTGCCATCTGGTGGCGGTATCGGTGCAGGACGAGGAGGCGCTGCTGGCCGCGTATCGCGCTGCGCTGCAAGATCTCGCGCCGCAGCTCGACGAGGCGATGCGTGAGGTCCGCGCCGACTCTCGGTTCACCTCCGTCTCCGCCCGCACCGAAGTCGATTCCGCGCGACTGGAAGCCGAGCGCAGGCAGTGCGCCGAGGAGTACTTCGACAGCGTGCGGCCGTACGGGCTCGAGGGTCTGTGGTGACCGTGCGCCGCGCTAGCCGAGGGCGGCGAGCCAGCGGTCAACCGGGCCGAGGGTGACCAATCCGCTGCCCGCACCGGCGATTTCGCCCGCAGCCGGGCGGAGGCGGGCGTAGGCCCTTGCTATGGCCGTCGGGTCGTCCAATTCCAGGGCCACCGCCGCCTCCAGGCAGCACAGTGCCTCGTACATGAGGTCGGCGGGTGGTTCCGGGAGGGCGCGCAACGCCGCCCGAGCATCGGCTCGAGTACCCGAGCGGATGTGCAGGAAGGGTTCGATCCAGGGGCGGTAGGGGCCCCACTCCGCGTGCGGGTCGAGCTCGTCGGCCGCGTCCTGGGCCGAGCGGGTGCCGTCGGACAGGGACAGGCACAGCAGGGCCAGCGGGAGCAGGCCCCGTGCCACTCCGGGCATACCGGAACCGTCGAGCCTGGTGGCGGCCGCGCGATAGGCGGTCTCCGCCGCGGCGAGGTGTCCGGTTGCGGACAGCCGGAGGGCGCGGTACCAGTCGGTGAAAACCGTTGTGAGCGGCCGCTCATGGCGGGCGGCCAGGCGGTCGGCGGCGACGGCGTGGCGATCGGCGGTGGCGAAGTCGCCGAGCGCACTGCGGGCCTGGATCCGGATCAGGTGGCCCAGGATCTCGAAGGTCGACAGCCCGTGCCGTTCGGACAGACCGATGAGCTCCACGCCGATGCCGTCCCGCCGCCCCGCGAGCCCGGCCCGGGTGCACGACTGCATGAAGACGCCATTGAGCGCGAACGCCAGCAGCGTCGGATCATCCAGGCGCCGCGCCGTCTCCTCCGCCAGCCGCGCCGCCTCGGGCCCACGCGGCGACCGCGTCCCCCGCATCTCCAACGCGATGGTGGCCAGCAGCCGACACCGCGCCGAGGCGTGAGATTCACTGTCCGGCAAAGCAATCAACGTCCGCTCCGCCGCCGCGACAATCCGCTCCGCCTCCCCCGGATCATCGCTGCGAGTCCAAATCGCAGGCACGTCATAGGCCCCGATCACCCGAGCCGTAAGCTCCGCATCCCCAATCTCCTCCGCCGCGGCAATAACCACCCCCCGATGCTCCCGAGCCGCCTCGAGCCCCCTCCCACCCGTCACCGCCAAACCCCGCAACAACCCCACCGTAGACTCCAACCGAGCCTGCGCCCCCTTCCCCACCACCCGGTCATAAGCCGCAGCCGCCCAAGCCCAAACCTGTTCAGCCCCAACCGACTCGGTCCCCTTCGCCGCAGAGTCCCCACCCGTCGTCCCGCCACGCGTCCCACTCGTCGCCCCGGTGTCGGCCTCGCTTGTCTTCCCTGTGTCGGCCTCGCTTGTCTTCCGGGCGTCGTTCTCATTCGTCGTTTGGGCGTCGTTCTCACTCGTGATCCCGGCGTTGGTCTCGTTCGTGATCCCGGCGCCGTCTCCACTCGTGATCCCGGCGTGCTTTTGGCCGGGATCGCCTGCGGTAGAGTGGATTCCGGCCAAAAGCGTGCCGGAATCAAGGGGAGGAAGCGCGTCGGAATCACGAGGGTGAAGCGCGTCGGGACCACGAGGAGGAAACGCACCGGGACCACGAGGGGGAAGCGCACCGGAATCACGGGGAGGAAACGTGCCGGGATCGCGAGGGGGAAGCGCACCGGAATCACGGGGAGGAAACGTGCCGGGATCGCGAGGGGAAAGCGCGCCGGAATGACGAGCGGGGCTTTCGGGTAGGTCCAAATGTGGGGCCTGGGTGAGGATGTCGGATTCCAGTTGGCGTAGTTTCCGGCTCGGGTCGAGGCCCAGTTGGTCGGCCAGGGTGGTGCGGGCGCGGCGGAGGACGGCTAGGGAATCGGCTTGGCGGCCGGTGCGGTAGAGGGCGAGGGCCAGGAGGCGCCAGGCTTCCTCGCGCCAGGGGTGGTCGGTCAGGTGGGCGTCGAGGTCGGGGATGGCCTCGGTTGGCAGGCCCAGGTCGAGGCGGACGGTGGCCAGGCGCTCGACGGCGTGTAATCGCAACTCCGCGAGGCGGGATCGCTCGCCGCGGACCCAATCCTCCTGGGCCACATCGGCATACGAGGGGCCGCGCCACAGGTGCAGGGCGTCTTCGAGGCGGGTGAGCGCCTGTTCGGGTGGCAGCGTGGCGGCGACGGCGGCCTCGAAGCGCCAGGCGTCCACGGCATCCGGCTCGGGGCGCAGCGCGTAGCCGGGGCCCTCGGTGACCAGTAGGCGGGCGGGGGCGCGTTTGGGGCGGTCGGGTTCCAGGACGCGGCGCAGATCGGCGACGAAGGTCCGGACCGCGCCGACCGCGCCGGCGGGCGGCTCCTCCCACAGGTCGGCCACCAGGCGCGAG contains:
- a CDS encoding AraC-like ligand-binding domain-containing protein, which translates into the protein MGVVLSTEDVPENERRDYWTHVLDQVSVSCNVLGDSDRDFQAWLHSGDVGPLQMATVAGSAYYVLRTPELIRRNDMGRYLCAVVTEGQVGLEQDDRTALLNRGDVALVDSSRPFRYVGEAARRLVIVNFPHNLLPLGNDHVAQLTGTRMSGRSGTGALISSLLREMAQRLDDPELADNNRLATATVDLIAAGLATRLDRTALLPIETRENVLLSSIHAFIDRHLADPALSPDDIAAAHHINPRYLRKLFQAEGHTVTGWIRAQRLQRCRRDLLDPTLVDRPVAVIAARWGFLDLAHFTRTFRAAFGIPPAAYRRAYQPAAAR
- a CDS encoding BTAD domain-containing putative transcriptional regulator, which produces MDRVTFGVLGPVVAWDAAGGVLGLKGPRHRAVLARLLVARRRVVPVSRLVADLWEEPPAGAVGAVRTFVADLRRVLEPDRPKRAPARLLVTEGPGYALRPEPDAVDAWRFEAAVAATLPPEQALTRLEDALHLWRGPSYADVAQEDWVRGERSRLAELRLHAVERLATVRLDLGLPTEAIPDLDAHLTDHPWREEAWRLLALALYRTGRQADSLAVLRRARTTLADQLGLDPSRKLRQLESDILTQAPHLDLPESPARHSGALSPRDPGTFPPRDSGALPPRDPGTFPPRDSGALPPRGPGAFPPRGPDALHPRDSDALPPLDSGTLLAGIHSTAGDPGQKHAGITSGDGAGITNETNAGITSENDAQTTNENDARKTSEADTGKTSEADTGATSGTRGGTTGGDSAAKGTESVGAEQVWAWAAAAYDRVVGKGAQARLESTVGLLRGLAVTGGRGLEAAREHRGVVIAAAEEIGDAELTARVIGAYDVPAIWTRSDDPGEAERIVAAAERTLIALPDSESHASARCRLLATIALEMRGTRSPRGPEAARLAEETARRLDDPTLLAFALNGVFMQSCTRAGLAGRRDGIGVELIGLSERHGLSTFEILGHLIRIQARSALGDFATADRHAVAADRLAARHERPLTTVFTDWYRALRLSATGHLAAAETAYRAAATRLDGSGMPGVARGLLPLALLCLSLSDGTRSAQDAADELDPHAEWGPYRPWIEPFLHIRSGTRADARAALRALPEPPADLMYEALCCLEAAVALELDDPTAIARAYARLRPAAGEIAGAGSGLVTLGPVDRWLAALG